Below is a genomic region from Actinoallomurus bryophytorum.
AGGTCACCAACGGTTCGGCCGACGCCTCACAGGACACGGCGCTCTGCAGCAAGGTGCACGCCGCGGGTGGCTACCAGGACCGCTGCGGGCCCAGCCAGCGCCTGCCGCTCCTGGCGATCTCGCCGTACTCCAGGGTCAACCACGTCGACCACTCGTACGCCGAGCAGACGTCGGTGCTGAGGTTCATCGAGGACAACTGGGGAGCCGGCCGCATCGGCGACTCTTCCATGGACGCGCGTGCCCGTGGAGTCGGCGGCCTGTTCGACTTCTGGCACCCGAGGGCACGCAAGCTGACCCTCGACCCGAAGACCGGAGCGCCGGTCTCCGGCTGACGTCCGGACCCGGTGACGGCGGCCCCGTGAGCGGGGCCGCCGTCACCGGTGCAGCGAGGCCGACGTGAGGGCCCGGCGTGCGGCGGGGAGTGCCGCCTCGCGGTCGGACGTGATCAGGCCGACCCGCGTGCGCCGGTCCAGGAGGTCGCCCTCGTCCAGTGCGCCCTCGTGGCGGACCGCCCAGGCCAGCTCCGCGCCGATGGTGGCCGAGCCCGGGGCCACCGGCTCCAGTAGCGACGGGTCCTCCGTCGCGAGGGCCATGACGTCGCGGGCCTCCGCCCCGTACCTGCGTACGAGATGGGCCGGTGCGACGAGCCGGGCCAGGTCCTGGGCGGGGCCGGCGCCGATGAGCGGCAGCCGCGCGGTACGGCAGGGCCCCGCGGTCAGGCCGCGGCCCTCCAGCACGGCGTCGACCGCGTCCTGTGCCATCCGGCGGTACGTCGTGAGCTTGCCGCCGACGATCGTCACGACACCGTTCTCCGAGGTCAGCACGGCGTGCTTGCGGGACAGGTCCGCGGTGCTGCCCGTCGCCCCGTACAGCAGCGGGCGCAGTCCCGCGTACGCGCCGGCCACGTCCGCACGGCGCAACGGCACGTCGAGCGCGGAGTCGAGCAGGTCCAGCAGGAACCCGATCTCCGCCTCCGACGGCTGGGGCACGTCCGGAATGGGGCCGTCGGCGTCCTCGTCCGTCAGCCCGACGTAGATCCGGCCGTCCTCCTGCGGGAGCACCAGCGCGAAGTGGCCCGGCGCGCCGGGGACCGGCAGGTGCAGTCCGGCGGAGAGGCCGCCCAGGCTCGCGGCCCGCAGCACGAGGTGGGTGCCGCGCGAGGGCCGCAGCCGTACGCCGTCGGCGAGGCCGCCCGCCCACACGCCCGCCGCGTTGACCACGGCACGTGCGCGCAGGAAGAACTCCGTGCCAATCAGCTCGTCGCGCACCTCCGCGCCCTCGCCGGTCAGCTTGAGAGCGCGGCAGCGCGTGAGGACACGGGCGCCGTGCGCCGCGGCGGTACGCGCGATCGCGGTGACCAGGCGCGCGTCGTCGACGAGCTGGCCGTCCCAGGACAGCAGCCCGCCGCGCAGCCCGTACGACCGCAGAGCGGGGGCCAGCCGCAGGGTCTCCACCGCGGTCAGCCGGCGTGGCCGGGGGAGCGCCGCCTGGTGGGTGCGCGCGGTCATCCGCAGCACGTCGCCGGCCTTGATGCCGGCCCGCGCGATCGTCTCC
It encodes:
- a CDS encoding glycerol-3-phosphate dehydrogenase/oxidase, with product MNRHHRPPDAAPLPASPESSLNAARRARELAEVSGGAEVDVLVVGLGATGAGVALDAATRGLSVAAIDAHDLAFGTSRWSSKLIHGGLRYLASGQLGIAYESAVERGALMERTAPHLVRALPFILPLTAQVSGPAETIARAGIKAGDVLRMTARTHQAALPRPRRLTAVETLRLAPALRSYGLRGGLLSWDGQLVDDARLVTAIARTAAAHGARVLTRCRALKLTGEGAEVRDELIGTEFFLRARAVVNAAGVWAGGLADGVRLRPSRGTHLVLRAASLGGLSAGLHLPVPGAPGHFALVLPQEDGRIYVGLTDEDADGPIPDVPQPSEAEIGFLLDLLDSALDVPLRRADVAGAYAGLRPLLYGATGSTADLSRKHAVLTSENGVVTIVGGKLTTYRRMAQDAVDAVLEGRGLTAGPCRTARLPLIGAGPAQDLARLVAPAHLVRRYGAEARDVMALATEDPSLLEPVAPGSATIGAELAWAVRHEGALDEGDLLDRRTRVGLITSDREAALPAARRALTSASLHR